Proteins from a single region of Flavobacterium sp. YJ01:
- a CDS encoding TonB-dependent receptor translates to MRVYLLIMLLFFSGISFAQNTITGSVTDGNKQSIPGANVVIVGENTGASTDFDGSFKLTTNTKLPFSVKVSAIGFESKTINVTTANQKLNVVLKDEETKLDEIVVSASRTPERVIESPVTIERMGLQEIKNTTAATFYDGLENLKEVDFNTSSISFKSINTRGFATVANTRFMQLVDGMDNSSPALNFVLGNLIGVSDIDVASVELLPGASSALYGANAFNGIMFMTSKSPFTNEGISVYYKYGQTSQNAAGTNDYNDFGIRAAKAFTKHFAMKANFTYMEASEWIANDKRSMTAGGDSHAVNQNYDGLNIYGDEVTTFIPNVGQVSRTGYREQDLTDNKVQSMKADFSAHIKPWADDTEFILQYKIGTGSTIYQGANRYALKDFLMQQGKFEVKGKNFFGRVYFTSEDAGNSYDMRFAAWNVNRAAKSDVEWFTNYATAYQYAGAVMGTNANESAAIARNFADYNVLPAQISFIPQPTGSPRFEPGSPQFNQALANVTANPDLTQGAKFIDHSKLYHSDVNYNFRDIIKWAEVQVGGSWRKYVMDSQGTIFTDYDGPIEYKEYGAYAQLQKKFLDDRLKFTGSLRYDKSQNFDGNVSPRVSFVYSAGAAKNHNFRLSYQTGFRNPTTQDQYIGLDLGPFALIGSAPENLDRFQETVNVSAAGQALGQPATVNMSGQNAYRNAYTVASVQAFAASANPADLQVANIGLVKPEQVQAFEAGYRTVVQNDLSVDLNAYYNIYNDFMNTARVISPYYGTVGTPESYQALAFGDRRVYQVYTNTTAQISSFGFGAGLSKKVYKDFEVGVNYNYAQFNFDQSDDPDFVAGFNTPKHRIKASLGNAKVIKNLGFNVNVRWNSEYLWESSFGDGMIPENTVLDAQINYALPKWKSVIKVGATNLFGSDYLQVIGAGMIGQMWFASWTINP, encoded by the coding sequence ATGAGAGTCTACTTGCTAATTATGTTGTTGTTCTTCAGCGGAATATCTTTTGCGCAGAATACAATAACAGGTTCGGTTACAGATGGTAACAAACAATCTATTCCAGGTGCTAATGTTGTTATTGTTGGCGAAAATACCGGTGCGTCTACAGATTTTGACGGATCGTTTAAGCTGACAACCAATACCAAACTGCCTTTTTCTGTAAAGGTTTCTGCTATTGGTTTTGAATCGAAAACAATTAATGTTACTACCGCAAATCAAAAGTTGAATGTAGTTTTAAAAGATGAAGAAACTAAATTGGATGAAATTGTAGTTTCTGCTTCGAGAACACCTGAAAGAGTTATTGAGTCGCCAGTAACTATTGAGCGTATGGGACTTCAGGAAATTAAAAATACTACAGCGGCTACTTTTTATGATGGTTTAGAAAATTTGAAAGAAGTAGATTTTAATACAAGCAGTATTTCTTTCAAATCTATAAATACAAGAGGTTTTGCTACTGTTGCCAACACTCGTTTCATGCAATTAGTAGACGGAATGGATAATTCATCCCCAGCTTTGAACTTTGTTTTAGGAAATCTTATTGGTGTTTCAGATATTGATGTTGCTAGTGTAGAGTTGCTTCCAGGAGCATCTTCAGCTCTTTACGGAGCAAATGCTTTCAACGGAATCATGTTTATGACTAGTAAAAGTCCATTTACAAATGAGGGAATTAGTGTTTACTACAAATACGGACAAACTAGTCAAAATGCTGCAGGAACAAATGATTATAATGATTTTGGGATTAGAGCAGCAAAAGCTTTTACTAAACATTTTGCAATGAAAGCCAATTTCACTTATATGGAAGCTAGCGAATGGATTGCAAATGACAAAAGAAGTATGACAGCTGGAGGAGATAGTCATGCAGTGAATCAAAATTATGACGGATTAAATATTTACGGTGACGAGGTTACTACTTTTATTCCGAACGTAGGGCAGGTTAGTAGAACGGGTTATCGTGAACAAGATTTGACAGATAATAAGGTTCAGAGTATGAAAGCGGATTTCAGCGCGCATATTAAACCTTGGGCAGACGATACAGAATTTATTTTACAATATAAAATTGGTACGGGAAGCACTATTTATCAAGGAGCAAATAGATATGCTTTAAAAGATTTCTTAATGCAACAAGGTAAATTTGAAGTAAAAGGGAAAAACTTTTTCGGAAGAGTTTATTTTACAAGTGAAGATGCAGGAAACTCTTACGATATGAGATTTGCAGCATGGAACGTAAACAGAGCGGCAAAATCTGATGTAGAGTGGTTTACAAACTACGCAACAGCTTATCAGTATGCAGGTGCGGTTATGGGAACAAATGCTAATGAGTCTGCTGCAATTGCAAGAAACTTTGCAGATTATAATGTGTTGCCAGCTCAGATATCATTTATTCCTCAGCCAACGGGATCTCCAAGATTTGAGCCAGGAAGTCCGCAGTTTAATCAAGCGTTAGCAAACGTTACTGCAAATCCAGATTTGACTCAAGGTGCTAAATTTATTGATCATTCTAAATTATACCATTCAGATGTGAACTATAATTTTAGAGATATTATAAAATGGGCAGAAGTTCAAGTTGGAGGTTCTTGGAGAAAATATGTAATGGATTCTCAAGGAACAATCTTTACAGATTATGATGGTCCTATCGAATATAAAGAATATGGTGCTTATGCGCAGCTTCAGAAAAAATTCTTAGATGACAGATTGAAGTTTACGGGATCTTTACGTTACGATAAAAGCCAGAATTTTGATGGAAACGTTTCGCCTAGAGTTTCTTTTGTGTACTCTGCAGGTGCTGCTAAAAACCACAATTTCAGATTATCTTATCAAACAGGTTTCCGTAATCCAACTACACAGGATCAATATATTGGTTTAGATTTAGGGCCTTTTGCATTAATCGGATCAGCTCCTGAGAATTTAGATCGTTTTCAAGAAACGGTAAATGTTAGTGCGGCTGGACAGGCTTTAGGGCAGCCTGCAACAGTTAATATGTCAGGACAAAATGCTTATCGTAATGCTTACACGGTAGCTTCTGTTCAAGCTTTCGCAGCTTCTGCAAATCCAGCTGATCTTCAAGTAGCTAATATCGGATTGGTAAAACCAGAGCAAGTTCAGGCTTTTGAGGCAGGATATCGTACTGTAGTTCAAAATGACTTATCTGTTGATTTGAATGCTTATTATAATATTTATAATGATTTCATGAATACAGCGAGAGTTATTTCTCCTTATTATGGAACAGTTGGTACGCCAGAATCTTATCAAGCTCTTGCATTTGGAGACCGAAGAGTGTATCAAGTGTATACTAATACTACCGCTCAAATTTCTTCTTTTGGTTTTGGAGCTGGACTTTCTAAAAAAGTATATAAAGATTTTGAAGTAGGTGTGAACTATAACTACGCACAATTTAATTTTGATCAATCAGACGATCCAGATTTTGTGGCTGGTTTCAATACTCCAAAACATAGAATCAAAGCTTCTTTAGGAAATGCAAAAGTGATTAAAAACTTAGGTTTTAATGTAAATGTTAGATGGAATTCAGAATATTTATGGGAATCTTCTTTTGGAGATGGTATGATTCCAGAAAACACTGTTCTTGATGCTCAGATAAATTATGCGCTTCCAAAATGGAAATCGGTTATTAAAGTAGGAGCTACTAACCTTTTTGGTTCAGATTATCTTCAAGTTATCGGAGCAGGTATGATTGGTCAAATGTGGTTTGCTTCTTGGACAATTAATCCATAA
- a CDS encoding G-D-S-L family lipolytic protein, which translates to MKKNIKWLFLASLAIMASCNSDDNDTPVEVPVVPGTADFTKYIALGDSFAAGYSDNALFKKGQENSYPNILSQQFAAAGGGAFTQPLMNDNIGGLLLGGNVIAGTRLYFVGQTQTPTNVVGNPTTEVTAHLSGTFNNLGVPGAKSYHLLAANYGNVAGVATGAANPYFARFSSTPSATVIADAVVQNPTFFSLFIGGNDVLAYATSGGTGKDQTGNANPATYGGNDITDPTVFASVYTNLVTALTAKGAKGVVANLPYITALPHFTTVPYNPLSAKVIGKNNEAVGVATIKALNAQLYGPLKQALTAFNAGDRINLLSETGASPLLIKDESLTNLSAQLTAAFTPTLGAQTAAFYGAVFGQARQSKATDLVVLTARADIGAAPTAANSGIGIAPPAPLNAFGISYPLQDKHVLIPTEIAEIKKATDAYNATIQAVATEKGLAFVDTKATLTQLASGGIRFGNFTMSSSFATGGAFSLDGVHPSARGYGLIANIFIDAINAKYSSTLRHVDLALYPIQYPQTLP; encoded by the coding sequence ATGAAAAAAAATATAAAATGGTTGTTTTTGGCTTCTTTAGCTATTATGGCCTCATGTAATAGTGATGATAATGATACGCCAGTTGAAGTTCCAGTAGTTCCTGGTACGGCGGATTTTACAAAATATATTGCACTTGGAGATTCTTTTGCGGCAGGTTACAGTGATAACGCTTTGTTTAAAAAAGGACAAGAAAACTCGTATCCAAATATATTATCTCAGCAATTTGCTGCTGCTGGTGGTGGAGCTTTTACACAACCGCTTATGAATGATAATATTGGCGGATTGCTTTTAGGTGGAAATGTAATTGCCGGCACGCGTTTATATTTTGTTGGGCAAACTCAGACGCCAACTAATGTTGTTGGAAATCCAACTACCGAAGTTACGGCACATCTTTCGGGAACATTTAATAATTTAGGAGTTCCTGGAGCAAAAAGTTATCATTTATTAGCTGCAAATTACGGAAATGTAGCAGGTGTGGCAACTGGAGCAGCTAATCCTTACTTTGCAAGATTTTCAAGTACGCCTTCTGCAACTGTTATTGCTGATGCCGTTGTTCAGAACCCAACTTTTTTCTCTTTATTTATAGGAGGAAATGATGTTTTGGCGTACGCAACTTCTGGAGGAACAGGAAAAGATCAAACAGGAAATGCAAACCCAGCAACTTATGGAGGAAATGATATTACAGATCCGACCGTTTTTGCTAGTGTATACACTAATTTAGTTACAGCTTTAACAGCTAAAGGGGCTAAAGGAGTTGTGGCAAATTTGCCTTACATTACAGCTTTGCCTCATTTTACAACTGTTCCTTATAATCCGCTAAGTGCTAAAGTAATCGGAAAAAATAATGAAGCGGTTGGTGTAGCTACAATAAAAGCGCTAAATGCACAATTGTATGGTCCGTTAAAACAAGCATTAACAGCATTTAATGCAGGAGATAGAATTAATTTGCTTTCTGAAACTGGTGCAAGTCCGTTGTTAATAAAAGATGAAAGTTTAACTAACTTATCTGCTCAATTAACTGCTGCATTTACGCCTACATTAGGTGCGCAGACTGCAGCTTTCTACGGTGCTGTTTTCGGACAGGCAAGACAAAGTAAAGCAACAGATTTAGTGGTGTTAACGGCGAGAGCAGATATCGGTGCTGCGCCAACAGCAGCAAATTCTGGAATTGGAATTGCGCCGCCAGCTCCGTTAAACGCATTCGGAATTTCTTATCCTTTACAAGATAAACACGTGTTGATTCCTACTGAAATAGCAGAAATTAAAAAAGCTACGGATGCTTATAACGCAACAATTCAAGCTGTAGCTACAGAAAAAGGATTGGCTTTTGTTGATACAAAAGCAACTTTAACGCAATTAGCAAGTGGCGGAATCCGATTTGGGAACTTTACAATGAGTTCTTCTTTTGCAACAGGAGGAGCATTTTCTTTAGATGGAGTTCATCCAAGTGCAAGAGGGTATGGCTTAATTGCTAATATTTTTATTGATGCCATAAATGCGAAATACAGCTCAACTTTACGACATGTTGATTTGGCTCTTTATCCAATTCAGTATCCGCAGACACTTCCATAA